The Actinomadura sp. WMMB 499 genome includes a window with the following:
- a CDS encoding SAV_2336 N-terminal domain-related protein — translation MSEIERLRSVLAATGAPPDAQELSELLWLACHMDEPSPSGFVPPVDTEPAGPVPGFADGLADVPSPLREPPGLRKPTVPPAPAEVPLHPLPAAAPAAGTDTGAEELLVPTAPMLADPRGLQRALRPLKRRVPSRHRRELDEDATAARIADSGLWAPVLVPAPERWLTLSLVVDTGPTMRLWRPLARELAEVLVRQGAFADVHVSYLDGDRVAGVPGAPPQDAGTLLHASGRHAVLVLSDCSGPHWWDGRAARAVRRWARTGPTAILQPLPERLWRRTAAPTSPGHAHLPRPGAANSDLRFVPFDGDPPAGVPVPVLEIAPRWLASWAGLVTGAGPRPLSVASLHAAGTVPGAAPGSGLALGSGAAPGSGLAPGSGLAPGSGLAPGSAVERERELPVDERVRRFLTSASPAAAELAAHVAVSVPSLPVMRLIQHRILDGSGPGQLAEVLLSGLLRPVDGTHYAFVPGAREALLDTLPRPEAQHTRHVLEAVSAEIERRAGTSAEIFRALVPSSGGRVRLVAETDHFATVSPQTRAHLSPAPSGPPPPPNLLDLLDAPLDELVRERWDRPVGPLPVGVDDHGEIVRVDVLGSYRNAPIITGSADFRRRVLRTLVLASVLEHSPDAVRFVFADCSGGASFAGLTALPHLMAAVSDPTPNYVMRRLLDVLFAEERRRRNLLRGAGLGDWVRYRDQYSFDRTRDPLPPLLVILEDADTLLGPEATARLTRLSGAGVDTGIRFLLSAREPVFGEMPFPKWTISAGDRPPDSAVLRDEGLIGGATSGPSGASVRAFRIARSDARIQPLIERVARAAADRVPAASPQTGAVIPDTRRGETATEHHPDASPPDGGDVRSPTGAAPPEEEQNVLTLNRGENPRPPVIGLDEHGAPVSPLLHVLGRYIPHGLIVGGTAERRRLLRALTLAIAATHSPEDVSFIFGGLGEHPLGEPLGLPHTLYDGEELLGRPDELQGFLELLSDQLISGTAGHDGGRASVFVVVDTSLTLPSSRPQVAETLFRLAQRGKSLDVALVLASETVGSGGAWNRLMPLLDWRIATGRLPPRTALQLLGRPVTFAGDQDAYLRSASGALARFTPAAEPDRNTLDAFLLQARLLEHTSPPEESPSRPAAPPAPFPPGQYTILACDLAFFEEASRTDDLRGRLRETLFGMLDASLRAAGVRLSDCYWEDRGDGVLVVMPPGGGTEALLSTAVDRLAAELRRHNETASDGARISLRVAVHAGEVSHDGNGIRGIAVNRVFRILDAQPFKDAHDEAGSSLAVAVSQHLYEDVVQGGAQATAPDDYRQIEVSAKENRARAWVRVLASGGDAPAVVYANPLPARIHVGELPEAADGRVVIGARNAAREPVVLDFRDDSHLLVAATPGAGRTNLVRLLLRGLARWNIDPEEIAVCVFDPRGHLRAAANRLGLESPVEQGMLYTETSDEFNEFVEETHALLAGPETYVVIVDGNASVGEDYLLSMLRDGDPRAPLHVVLAVTDDRPPSPLASVLSGLGEPLLLLGPCRGEIAHPFDSLLAEPMPPGRGLLVRQREGELVMLQVADSSPPS, via the coding sequence ATGAGCGAGATCGAGCGGCTGCGGAGCGTCCTCGCCGCGACCGGCGCGCCGCCGGACGCGCAGGAGCTGAGCGAACTGCTGTGGCTCGCCTGCCACATGGACGAGCCTTCCCCTTCTGGTTTCGTGCCGCCGGTGGACACCGAGCCGGCCGGTCCGGTCCCCGGTTTCGCGGACGGTCTCGCCGACGTGCCGAGCCCGCTCCGCGAGCCGCCGGGGCTCCGGAAGCCCACGGTTCCACCGGCGCCCGCCGAGGTGCCGCTCCATCCGCTCCCCGCCGCTGCCCCTGCCGCCGGAACGGACACGGGCGCCGAGGAGTTGCTCGTCCCGACGGCGCCGATGCTCGCCGACCCGCGCGGCCTGCAGCGGGCGCTGCGCCCGCTCAAGCGGCGCGTCCCGTCCCGGCACCGCCGCGAACTCGACGAGGACGCGACCGCCGCGCGCATCGCCGACTCCGGACTGTGGGCGCCCGTCCTCGTGCCCGCGCCCGAACGGTGGCTGACGCTGTCCCTCGTCGTCGACACCGGCCCGACGATGCGGCTGTGGCGGCCCCTCGCCCGCGAACTCGCCGAGGTCCTCGTCCGGCAGGGCGCGTTCGCCGACGTGCACGTCTCGTACCTGGACGGCGACCGCGTGGCGGGCGTTCCGGGCGCGCCCCCGCAGGACGCGGGCACGCTCCTGCACGCGTCCGGACGCCACGCGGTGCTCGTCCTCAGCGACTGCTCGGGCCCGCACTGGTGGGACGGACGGGCCGCGCGGGCCGTCCGGAGGTGGGCCCGCACCGGGCCGACCGCGATCCTGCAGCCGCTCCCGGAGCGGCTGTGGCGGCGGACGGCCGCCCCCACGTCGCCGGGCCACGCACACCTTCCGCGTCCGGGTGCCGCGAACTCCGATCTCCGGTTCGTCCCGTTCGACGGGGATCCTCCGGCGGGCGTGCCCGTGCCGGTCCTCGAGATCGCCCCGCGCTGGCTGGCGTCGTGGGCCGGACTGGTGACGGGCGCGGGACCGCGGCCGCTCTCGGTCGCGAGCCTGCATGCGGCCGGTACGGTCCCGGGCGCCGCCCCCGGTTCGGGCCTCGCCCTCGGTTCGGGCGCCGCCCCGGGTTCGGGCCTCGCCCCCGGTTCGGGCCTCGCCCCCGGTTCGGGCCTCGCTCCGGGTTCGGCGGTCGAACGGGAGCGCGAACTGCCGGTGGACGAACGCGTCCGCCGCTTCCTGACCTCGGCGTCTCCCGCAGCCGCCGAACTCGCCGCGCACGTCGCGGTGTCGGTGCCGTCGCTTCCCGTCATGCGGCTGATCCAGCATCGGATCCTCGACGGTTCGGGGCCGGGACAGCTTGCAGAGGTGCTGCTCAGTGGGCTGCTCCGTCCCGTGGACGGCACGCACTACGCGTTCGTCCCCGGCGCCCGCGAAGCCCTCCTCGACACGTTGCCGCGTCCCGAGGCCCAGCACACGAGGCACGTCCTCGAGGCCGTGTCCGCCGAGATCGAGCGCCGCGCCGGGACGAGCGCCGAGATCTTCCGCGCGCTCGTCCCGTCCTCCGGTGGCCGGGTGCGCCTGGTCGCCGAAACCGACCACTTCGCGACGGTCTCTCCGCAGACCCGAGCGCACCTGTCCCCCGCGCCGTCCGGGCCGCCCCCGCCGCCGAACCTGCTCGATCTGCTGGACGCGCCGTTGGACGAACTCGTCCGCGAGCGTTGGGACCGGCCGGTGGGCCCCCTTCCGGTCGGCGTGGACGATCACGGCGAGATCGTCCGTGTGGATGTCCTGGGGTCGTACCGGAACGCACCGATCATCACGGGCTCCGCAGACTTTCGACGCCGTGTGCTGCGGACGCTCGTTCTCGCTTCGGTCCTCGAACACTCACCCGATGCGGTCCGTTTCGTTTTCGCAGACTGTTCCGGCGGGGCGTCCTTCGCCGGCCTGACCGCACTACCGCACCTGATGGCCGCTGTCAGCGACCCGACACCGAACTACGTCATGCGCCGACTCCTGGACGTACTGTTCGCGGAGGAGAGAAGGCGCAGGAACCTTCTGCGCGGGGCAGGCTTGGGCGATTGGGTTCGATACCGCGACCAATACAGCTTTGACCGGACTAGGGACCCGCTTCCACCCCTCCTGGTCATTCTCGAGGACGCCGACACATTGCTCGGGCCCGAGGCGACCGCGCGCTTGACTCGCTTGAGCGGCGCGGGAGTCGACACCGGGATCCGCTTTCTGCTCTCCGCTCGGGAGCCGGTCTTCGGTGAGATGCCCTTCCCGAAGTGGACGATCAGCGCGGGCGACCGCCCTCCCGACAGCGCCGTTCTACGAGACGAGGGGCTGATCGGCGGCGCGACCAGCGGGCCCTCGGGAGCATCCGTACGCGCCTTCCGCATCGCCCGATCCGACGCCCGGATCCAGCCGCTCATCGAACGCGTCGCGCGGGCCGCCGCCGACCGCGTCCCCGCGGCCTCACCCCAGACCGGCGCCGTCATTCCCGACACAAGGAGAGGCGAGACCGCCACCGAGCACCATCCCGATGCCTCACCCCCGGACGGCGGCGACGTTCGCTCCCCGACCGGGGCCGCTCCGCCGGAGGAGGAGCAGAACGTACTCACGTTGAACCGGGGGGAGAACCCGCGCCCCCCGGTCATCGGCCTGGACGAACACGGCGCCCCCGTCTCGCCTCTCCTCCACGTGCTGGGCCGATACATACCGCACGGACTGATCGTGGGCGGCACCGCGGAACGGCGCCGCTTGCTGCGGGCCCTCACGCTGGCGATCGCGGCGACGCACTCCCCCGAGGACGTCTCGTTCATCTTCGGCGGCCTGGGTGAGCACCCCCTCGGCGAGCCCCTCGGCCTTCCGCACACGCTGTACGACGGGGAAGAACTGCTCGGGCGCCCGGACGAACTCCAAGGCTTCCTCGAACTCCTGTCGGATCAGTTGATATCCGGCACCGCCGGGCATGACGGCGGCCGCGCGTCCGTGTTCGTTGTTGTCGACACATCGCTGACGCTCCCGTCCAGCCGTCCCCAGGTCGCGGAGACCCTTTTCCGGCTCGCCCAGCGGGGCAAGAGCCTCGACGTGGCGTTGGTGCTCGCTTCCGAGACGGTCGGGAGCGGCGGCGCATGGAACCGGCTCATGCCGCTGCTCGACTGGCGCATCGCCACCGGCCGCCTGCCTCCGAGGACGGCGCTGCAACTCCTCGGACGTCCGGTGACCTTCGCGGGCGACCAGGACGCGTACCTACGGTCGGCGAGCGGCGCACTGGCCCGTTTCACCCCGGCCGCCGAACCCGACCGGAACACCTTGGACGCGTTCCTCCTGCAAGCACGCCTGCTGGAGCACACGTCGCCGCCCGAAGAATCGCCTTCGCGGCCGGCGGCACCCCCCGCCCCGTTCCCACCCGGCCAGTACACGATCCTGGCGTGCGACTTGGCCTTCTTCGAGGAGGCGTCACGAACGGACGACCTCCGGGGACGACTGCGAGAAACCCTCTTCGGGATGCTGGACGCGAGCCTGCGAGCGGCCGGAGTCCGGCTCAGCGATTGCTATTGGGAGGACCGCGGCGACGGTGTCCTGGTCGTCATGCCCCCTGGTGGCGGAACGGAAGCCCTGCTGTCGACGGCCGTGGACAGGCTGGCCGCCGAGTTGCGTCGGCACAACGAGACCGCTTCGGACGGTGCGCGCATCAGCCTGCGGGTGGCGGTGCACGCCGGGGAGGTCAGCCACGACGGCAACGGGATCCGGGGAATCGCTGTGAACCGCGTGTTCCGGATCCTGGACGCGCAACCGTTCAAGGACGCCCACGACGAGGCAGGGAGTTCGCTGGCTGTCGCGGTGTCACAACATCTGTACGAGGACGTGGTACAAGGAGGGGCACAGGCGACTGCTCCGGACGACTACCGGCAGATAGAGGTTTCGGCGAAGGAGAACCGCGCAAGGGCGTGGGTCCGTGTCCTTGCCTCGGGGGGCGATGCTCCAGCGGTCGTCTACGCGAACCCCCTGCCCGCGCGCATACACGTCGGGGAGCTGCCGGAAGCAGCGGACGGACGGGTCGTGATCGGTGCGCGCAACGCGGCACGCGAGCCCGTCGTGCTGGACTTCCGGGATGACTCCCATCTCCTCGTGGCGGCCACGCCGGGGGCCGGACGCACGAACCTCGTCCGGTTGCTGCTGAGAGGGCTGGCCAGATGGAACATCGACCCGGAAGAGATCGCGGTGTGCGTCTTCGACCCGCGAGGCCACCTGCGAGCCGCCGCGAACCGGCTCGGCCTGGAGTCCCCGGTCGAGCAGGGCATGCTGTACACGGAGACGTCCGACGAATTCAACGAGTTCGTGGAAGAGACCCACGCGCTGTTGGCGGGCCCGGAAACCTACGTGGTGATCGTCGACGGCAACGCCTCCGTCGGTGAGGACTACCTGCTGTCGATGCTCCGCGACGGCGACCCCCGCGCCCCGCTGCACGTGGTTCTCGCCGTGACGGACGATCGTCCGCCGAGCCCCCTCGCATCGGTGCTGTCCGGCCTCGGGGAGCCCCTACTGCTGCTGGGGCCCTGTCGTGGAGAGATCGCGCACCCGTTCGACTCACTCCTCGCCGAACCGATGCCACCGGGGCGGGGCCTCCTCGTGCGGCAACGGGAGGGCGAGCTCGTCATGCTCCAGGTCGCCGATTCGTCACCCCCTTCCTGA
- a CDS encoding MoxR family ATPase, which yields MPDWLLYTGSREPHDGVDRLPDPPPWRAFDGGPVLPHPDGGPGDPHQATTYLPSDDAVQQVNAALYLRRPLLVTGPPGTGKSTLAYAVAHELGLGPVLHWPITSRTTLRDGLYQYDPLTRLYAASHDRMPDDDDIGRFIRLGPLGTALLPYGRPRVLLVDEIDKSDIDLPNDLLTIFEKGAYEIAELTRRADTSAEVMTADGPSATITRGTVRCRAFPFVVLTSNGEREFPPAFLRRCVTVELRQPAGEAELAAIVREHLGPLADRSDDLVRRFLERSSAGTLATDQLLNAVYLCRHADAEDRRALADRIMPYLTAPIDDE from the coding sequence GTGCCCGACTGGCTGCTGTACACCGGGAGCCGCGAACCGCACGACGGCGTCGACCGGCTGCCCGACCCGCCGCCGTGGCGCGCGTTCGACGGCGGGCCCGTCCTGCCCCACCCGGACGGCGGGCCGGGCGACCCGCACCAGGCGACGACCTACCTGCCGTCGGACGACGCGGTCCAGCAGGTCAACGCGGCCCTGTACCTGCGGCGCCCGCTGCTGGTGACGGGCCCGCCCGGCACGGGCAAGTCGACGCTCGCGTACGCGGTGGCGCACGAACTCGGACTCGGGCCCGTCCTGCACTGGCCCATCACGAGCCGGACGACGCTGCGCGACGGGCTGTACCAGTACGACCCGCTGACCCGCCTGTACGCGGCGAGCCACGACCGGATGCCGGACGATGACGACATCGGCCGCTTCATCCGGCTCGGGCCTCTGGGGACGGCGCTGCTCCCCTACGGGCGCCCGCGCGTGCTGCTGGTCGACGAGATCGACAAGAGCGACATCGACCTGCCGAACGACCTCCTCACGATCTTCGAGAAGGGCGCGTACGAGATCGCCGAGCTGACCCGGCGCGCGGACACCTCCGCCGAGGTCATGACGGCCGACGGCCCGTCCGCCACGATCACCCGCGGGACCGTCCGGTGCCGCGCGTTCCCGTTCGTCGTGCTGACCAGCAACGGCGAGCGCGAGTTCCCGCCCGCGTTCCTGCGCCGCTGCGTGACCGTCGAGCTGCGGCAGCCCGCGGGCGAGGCCGAACTCGCGGCGATCGTCCGCGAGCACCTCGGCCCGCTCGCCGACCGCAGCGACGACCTCGTGCGCCGGTTCCTCGAACGCTCGTCCGCCGGAACCCTCGCGACCGACCAGCTCCTCAACGCCGTCTACCTGTGCCGGCACGCCGACGCCGAGGACCGCCGGGCGCTCGCCGACCGGATCATGCCGTACCTGACGGCACCGATCGACGATGAGTGA
- a CDS encoding trypsin-like peptidase domain-containing protein yields MGDLDWRAWVGGAGGGKLGAAFLVTPTRLLTCAHTVQGRDEARVGFPGLAEDLPAKVVRCGDWARPGDPGDVAVLELAEPVPWRPAVFADPAAASGGWFGVCGFPDTRDGAERHATVITDPAWSRRREWQEIRTGPNDVLQAGFSGSAVYDTGTGEVIGMVTNAEKRGGADRGWMLPVSRIRLYWEELDDLLPLSWLTATARRELRELLAGIACDESMAADVAGATGRPRADGFRSAWDAVRYVAEGWPQDRLVRFLGGFGRHLPEARRRPLAGWTGRHLPAAPADEPGAAPPSVIVRLERQTFDDAFDLTVQTWVGGAVGTSRNVGKVQEKGVRRAVETAVAEAAGTLDALDYMIEFAVPEKLLGRPFEQWYADPVSKIQMRKFPVVVRDVQRLHPGSIRRNLAWRRWRTLTDRGCAEPETVGCDTPRRGGDFEDRLEANPHYAVLVYGTKPVKPWLTAALNNGIPVMLWPRTACDGASHDDCPGNRLSGELSSAVRGEQPGDLPRVAHRLRQQARGAPKGEPHCGRDLTMLWDDPSRLPDPPLAMEA; encoded by the coding sequence GTGGGCGACCTGGATTGGCGCGCGTGGGTGGGCGGCGCGGGCGGCGGGAAGCTCGGGGCGGCGTTCCTGGTCACCCCGACGCGGTTGCTGACCTGCGCGCACACCGTCCAGGGCAGGGACGAGGCGCGCGTGGGCTTCCCGGGCCTCGCCGAGGACCTGCCCGCGAAGGTCGTCCGGTGCGGTGACTGGGCGCGGCCCGGGGACCCCGGCGACGTCGCGGTGCTCGAGCTGGCCGAACCGGTCCCGTGGCGTCCCGCGGTCTTCGCCGACCCGGCCGCGGCGTCCGGCGGGTGGTTCGGCGTGTGCGGGTTCCCGGACACGCGCGACGGCGCCGAGCGGCACGCGACCGTGATCACGGACCCTGCCTGGTCGAGGCGGCGGGAGTGGCAGGAGATCCGGACCGGCCCGAACGACGTCCTCCAGGCCGGGTTCAGCGGCTCCGCCGTCTACGACACCGGGACCGGCGAGGTCATCGGCATGGTGACGAACGCCGAGAAGCGCGGCGGTGCCGACCGCGGCTGGATGCTCCCCGTCTCCCGGATCCGGCTGTACTGGGAGGAACTGGACGACCTGCTGCCGCTGTCGTGGCTGACCGCGACCGCCCGCCGGGAGCTGCGCGAGCTGCTGGCCGGGATCGCGTGCGACGAGTCGATGGCCGCCGACGTCGCCGGGGCGACCGGGCGGCCCCGGGCGGACGGGTTCCGGTCCGCGTGGGACGCGGTCCGGTACGTGGCCGAGGGCTGGCCGCAGGACCGGCTCGTCCGGTTCCTCGGCGGCTTCGGCCGGCACCTGCCGGAGGCGCGGCGGCGGCCGCTCGCCGGCTGGACTGGACGGCACCTGCCCGCGGCCCCCGCGGACGAGCCGGGCGCCGCTCCCCCGTCGGTCATCGTGCGGCTGGAGCGGCAGACGTTCGACGACGCCTTCGACCTGACCGTGCAGACCTGGGTGGGCGGCGCCGTCGGAACGTCCCGCAACGTGGGAAAGGTGCAGGAGAAGGGGGTGCGGCGCGCCGTCGAGACGGCCGTCGCCGAGGCGGCCGGCACGCTGGACGCCCTCGACTACATGATCGAGTTCGCGGTGCCGGAGAAGCTGCTGGGCAGGCCGTTCGAGCAGTGGTACGCCGACCCCGTCAGCAAGATCCAGATGCGGAAGTTCCCGGTGGTCGTCCGCGACGTGCAGCGGCTGCACCCCGGCTCGATCCGCCGCAACCTGGCCTGGCGCCGCTGGCGGACGCTGACCGACCGCGGGTGCGCCGAGCCGGAGACCGTCGGGTGCGACACCCCGCGCAGGGGCGGCGACTTCGAGGACCGGCTCGAAGCCAACCCGCACTACGCCGTCCTCGTGTACGGGACGAAACCGGTGAAACCGTGGCTGACCGCCGCGCTGAACAACGGCATCCCGGTCATGCTGTGGCCGCGGACGGCCTGCGACGGCGCCTCGCACGACGACTGCCCGGGGAACCGCCTGTCCGGCGAGCTGTCGTCGGCCGTCCGCGGCGAGCAGCCGGGCGACCTGCCGCGCGTCGCGCACCGGCTGCGCCAGCAGGCGCGCGGCGCCCCGAAGGGCGAGCCGCACTGCGGCCGCGACCTGACGATGCTGTGGGACGACCCGTCCCGGCTCCCCGACCCGCCGCTCGCGATGGAGGCATAG
- a CDS encoding CU044_2847 family protein, with translation MNELVRWETEQGSVVVEMDPDDPGFDSVSRGDGVLRDAGARFEDALHSVRDAAESALATLRDGALKPDVLELEFGVKLNAEAGAVIAKTSVEGHLKVKMTWGRPVDPGAGDEEA, from the coding sequence TTGAACGAACTGGTGCGCTGGGAGACCGAGCAGGGCAGCGTCGTCGTCGAGATGGACCCGGACGACCCGGGGTTCGACTCGGTGTCGCGGGGCGACGGCGTCCTGCGGGACGCGGGCGCGCGGTTCGAGGACGCGCTGCACAGCGTGCGGGACGCGGCCGAGTCGGCGCTCGCGACGCTGCGGGACGGTGCGCTGAAGCCGGACGTGCTGGAGCTGGAGTTCGGCGTCAAACTCAACGCGGAGGCGGGGGCCGTCATCGCCAAGACGTCCGTCGAGGGGCACCTGAAGGTCAAGATGACGTGGGGCCGTCCGGTCGACCCCGGAGCGGGCGACGAGGAGGCGTGA
- a CDS encoding translation initiation factor IF-2 has translation MRRLLIFPVLPLLAVTSCGVAGGTAEGRAADDARATAREVARELYDAADRPAQDIGHLADDIEGVEVLRVRPDGRAGAAIVVRVSGTGREGWPNEQQTVTLRRCFELRVTEEAEWDAEPDGVECPARAPLTFAPWPEDPEIPSVEEIGRALPKVPKGGTVREAEVREAVEDLGLDPGIKVQVGSFPTVAGVVGVVLTVKPYFGDALDCTVARVAPGGTNVWIPPRVQRLPGEGGCFLGNAVNPLPPPH, from the coding sequence GTGCGCCGACTTCTGATCTTCCCCGTCCTGCCGCTGCTCGCCGTGACGTCCTGCGGGGTCGCGGGCGGGACGGCCGAGGGACGGGCGGCCGACGACGCCCGCGCGACGGCCCGCGAGGTCGCACGGGAGCTGTACGACGCGGCGGACCGGCCCGCGCAGGACATCGGGCATCTCGCGGACGACATCGAGGGCGTCGAGGTGCTCCGGGTGCGGCCGGACGGGCGGGCCGGTGCGGCGATCGTCGTCCGGGTGTCCGGAACCGGGAGGGAAGGATGGCCGAACGAGCAGCAGACCGTCACCCTCCGGCGATGCTTCGAGCTGCGGGTCACCGAGGAGGCGGAGTGGGACGCCGAGCCGGACGGCGTCGAGTGCCCGGCGCGCGCGCCGCTGACGTTCGCGCCGTGGCCCGAGGATCCCGAGATCCCGTCCGTGGAGGAGATCGGGCGCGCGCTGCCGAAGGTGCCGAAGGGCGGCACGGTGCGCGAGGCGGAGGTGCGGGAGGCGGTCGAGGACCTCGGCCTCGATCCGGGGATCAAGGTGCAGGTGGGGTCCTTCCCGACGGTGGCCGGTGTGGTCGGCGTCGTCCTGACGGTCAAGCCGTACTTCGGCGACGCGCTCGACTGCACGGTCGCCCGCGTCGCGCCGGGCGGGACGAACGTGTGGATACCGCCGCGCGTCCAGCGGTTGCCGGGCGAGGGGGGCTGCTTCCTGGGGAACGCCGTCAACCCCCTGCCGCCGCCGCACTGA
- a CDS encoding ABC transporter ATP-binding protein, whose amino-acid sequence MTISETAAESGTATLAADALSLGYGPHLVVDRITMTLPPGEITAIVGANGCGKSTLLRGLARLLAPRGGGVLLDGADISRLPARTVARRLGLLPQQPIAPDGITVAELVGRGRHPHQRWFRQFSDADDEAITAAMDATGVTELAQRPVDELSGGQRQRVWIALALAQDPRIMLLDEPTTYLDLAHQVDVLELLTELNAASDRTVVLVLHDLNLACRYAHHLIAMKDGAIAAQGTPPDVITPETVESVFSLPCEVIDDPLTGTPLVLPRPSPRRTARRK is encoded by the coding sequence ATGACCATCTCCGAAACCGCCGCCGAGAGCGGTACCGCCACGCTGGCCGCCGACGCTCTCAGCCTCGGCTACGGCCCGCATCTCGTCGTCGACCGGATCACGATGACGCTGCCGCCCGGGGAGATCACCGCGATCGTCGGGGCGAACGGATGCGGCAAGTCGACCCTGCTGCGCGGGCTCGCCCGCCTGCTCGCCCCGCGCGGCGGCGGCGTCCTGCTCGACGGCGCCGACATCTCCCGGCTGCCCGCCAGGACCGTCGCGCGGCGGCTCGGGCTGCTGCCGCAGCAGCCCATCGCGCCGGACGGCATCACCGTCGCCGAACTCGTCGGCCGGGGCCGGCACCCCCATCAGCGCTGGTTCCGCCAGTTCAGCGACGCCGACGACGAGGCGATCACGGCGGCGATGGACGCGACCGGCGTGACGGAGCTGGCGCAGCGTCCGGTCGACGAACTTTCCGGCGGGCAGCGGCAGCGCGTGTGGATCGCGCTCGCCCTCGCCCAGGACCCGCGGATCATGCTGCTGGACGAGCCCACGACCTACCTGGACCTCGCGCACCAGGTCGACGTGCTCGAACTGCTGACCGAGCTGAACGCCGCGTCCGACCGGACCGTCGTGCTGGTGCTGCACGACCTCAACCTCGCATGCCGCTACGCGCACCACCTCATCGCCATGAAGGACGGCGCGATCGCCGCGCAGGGGACGCCGCCGGACGTCATCACCCCCGAAACCGTCGAATCGGTCTTCTCGCTGCCCTGCGAGGTGATCGACGACCCGCTGACCGGCACACCGCTCGTGCTGCCCCGCCCCTCCCCCCGGCGCACCGCTCGGCGGAAATGA
- a CDS encoding iron chelate uptake ABC transporter family permease subunit: MISTGPRTMLLRTPGAGVVFRLDRRSTALTVIAWLLAAALAALSLTLGQFDIGFGRVLEVLAGGGTLIEYDVVVRNRTPRAVTALGVGACFALSGAILQRIATNPLVSPDVIGVNSGAAVGALIVLTVLGGGGARTVLGALTGAFLTAAAIFVVSIKRGLNGYRLVLAGIGIAAMLSSAISYLLIQANYYTVQAATAWLTGSLANRDWSHVGMVGAALALAVPALLVLARRLRLLELGDDLAKVLSGDALRAKLALVLVAVGLAALATAAAGPIGFVALVAPQIVRRLLPGRHVALGPAAAVGALLVIASDLAARLLFTPAELPVGVVTGVLGAPVLLYLLARANKIGHAG; the protein is encoded by the coding sequence GTGATCTCCACCGGTCCGCGGACCATGCTCCTGCGCACGCCCGGCGCCGGGGTCGTGTTCCGGCTCGACCGGCGCTCGACCGCCCTGACGGTGATCGCGTGGCTGCTCGCCGCGGCGCTGGCGGCGCTGTCGCTGACGCTGGGCCAGTTCGACATCGGGTTCGGCCGGGTGCTGGAGGTGCTGGCCGGGGGCGGCACGCTGATCGAGTACGACGTCGTCGTGCGGAACCGGACGCCGCGCGCCGTCACCGCACTGGGCGTCGGGGCCTGCTTCGCGCTGTCCGGCGCGATCCTGCAGCGGATCGCGACGAACCCGCTGGTCAGTCCCGACGTGATCGGGGTGAACTCGGGCGCCGCGGTCGGCGCGCTGATCGTGCTGACCGTCCTCGGCGGCGGCGGGGCCCGCACCGTGCTGGGCGCGCTCACCGGGGCGTTCCTGACCGCGGCGGCGATCTTCGTGGTCTCGATCAAGCGCGGGCTGAACGGCTACCGGCTCGTCCTGGCCGGCATCGGGATCGCGGCGATGCTGAGCTCGGCGATCTCGTACCTGCTGATCCAGGCGAACTACTACACCGTGCAGGCGGCCACGGCGTGGCTGACCGGCAGTCTCGCCAACCGCGACTGGTCCCACGTCGGCATGGTCGGGGCGGCGCTCGCCCTGGCCGTGCCCGCGCTGCTCGTGCTGGCGCGCCGGCTGCGGCTGCTGGAACTCGGGGACGACCTCGCGAAGGTGCTGTCCGGGGACGCGCTGCGCGCCAAGCTCGCCCTGGTGCTGGTCGCCGTGGGGCTCGCCGCCCTGGCGACGGCGGCGGCCGGGCCGATCGGGTTCGTCGCGCTCGTCGCGCCGCAGATCGTCCGCAGGCTGCTGCCCGGACGGCACGTCGCGCTCGGCCCCGCCGCCGCGGTCGGCGCCCTGCTGGTGATCGCCTCCGACCTGGCGGCCCGGCTGCTGTTCACCCCGGCGGAACTGCCCGTCGGGGTGGTGACCGGCGTCCTCGGCGCCCCGGTCCTGCTGTACCTGCTCGCACGCGCCAACAAGATCGGACATGCGGGATGA